The Streptomyces sp. NBC_01775 genome includes a region encoding these proteins:
- a CDS encoding winged helix-turn-helix transcriptional regulator, with protein sequence MVGSVQHRQPATGKPYDVFHTDCPARDMVDHVTSRWGVWVLISLRSNDLRFYELRESIQGISEKMLAQTLRALVQDGLVWREVEPTTPPQVTYGLTEFGRDVGEPLTELFDRITLRLSPRSTG encoded by the coding sequence ATGGTGGGAAGCGTGCAGCACAGGCAGCCCGCGACGGGGAAGCCGTATGACGTGTTTCACACCGACTGCCCCGCGCGCGACATGGTCGACCACGTGACCAGCAGGTGGGGCGTCTGGGTGCTGATCTCGTTGCGGAGCAATGACCTCCGGTTCTACGAGCTGCGCGAGAGCATCCAGGGCATCAGCGAGAAGATGCTCGCCCAGACCCTGCGGGCGCTGGTCCAGGACGGCCTGGTCTGGCGGGAGGTCGAGCCGACGACGCCGCCCCAGGTCACCTACGGGCTGACCGAGTTCGGCCGGGACGTCGGCGAGCCGCTGACGGAGCTGTTCGACCGGATCACACTGCGACTGTCGCCGCGCAGCACGGGATAG